The following coding sequences are from one Peromyscus eremicus chromosome X, PerEre_H2_v1, whole genome shotgun sequence window:
- the Zcchc18 gene encoding zinc finger CCHC domain-containing protein 18, protein MASILARMGNSRRQNSAFLPLAHSMLRALGRSLGPLIANIAERNLKLFSGRAELAQGEETFENWLSQVHEVLPEWHMSEEEKLKRLMRTLRGPAREIMRLLQASNPDLNVADFLRAMKLVFGESESSVTAQGKFLNTLQAHGEKPSLYVIRLEVQLQNAIQAGVLAERDANRIRLHQLLVGAELSRDLRIKLKSLLQMHAHNEQECLPDFLELIRIVREEEERNDRLLAHKRPRRSESVMERAASPVVFQGSLPIVIGGADCNVIEIDDSQDDSDEDVILVESVPPLSSSLRGRDTIQDQMLAIDSPNYFDDESPSTSSGSGQRNNGPGDLRRNRKRKYPIRCPHCGEEGHAKETCDNTSNKAQVFENLIVTLQELTHMERSKPSTPF, encoded by the coding sequence ATGGCTAGCATCCTTGCTCGGATGGGTAACAGCCGAAGGCAGAATTCGGCTTTTCTGCCTTTGGCCCACTCCATGCTGAGGGCCCTGGGGAGGAGTCTTGGTCCTTTGATAGCCAACATAGCAGAGAGAAATTTGAAGCTGTTCTCTGGGAGGGCAGAGCTGGCCCAGGGGGAAGAAACCTTTGAGAACTGGCTAAGCCAAGTCCATGAGGTCCTGCCAGAATGGCATATGTCTGAGGAGGAAAAGCTCAAACGCCTGATGAGAACCCTTAGGGGCCCTGCCCGGGAGATCATGCGTTTGCTCCAGGCTTCCAATCCCGATCTAAATGTGGCAGATTTTTTGCGGGCAATGAAGTTGGTGTTTGGGGAGTCTGAGAGCAGTGTGACAGCACAGGGTAAATTTTTAAACACCCTGCAGGCACATGGAGAGAAACCGTCCCTGTATGTGATCCGTTTAGAGGTGCAGCTGCAAAATGCTATTCAGGCAGGGGTCCTTGCTGAGAGAGATGCAAACAGGATTCGACTGCACCAGCTCCTTGTAGGGGCTGAGCTGAGTAGGGACCTGCGCATCAAGCTTAAGAGTCTTCTCCAAATGCATGCGCATAATGAGCAGGAATGCCTTCCCGACTTCCTGGAGTTAATCAGGATtgtaagggaggaagaagaacGGAATGACCGCTTGCTTGCTCATAAGCGGCCCAGAAGATCTGAGTCAGTAATGGAGAGGGCCGCCAGCCCTGTCGTATTTCAGGGCTCCCTGCCTATAGTGATAGGCGGTGCTGATTGCAATGTCATAGAGATAGATGATTCCCAGGATGACTCAGATGAAGATGTGATCCTGGTGGAGTCTGTGCCTCCACTGTCCTCCTccctcagaggcagagacactATTCAGGATCAAATGCTAGCTATTGACTCCCCCAACTATTTTGATGATGAGTCTCCTTCCACTAGCAGTGGTTCTGGGCAAAGGAATAATGGGCCTGGGGATCTGCGGAGAAACAGAAAGCGAAAGTATCCAATCCGCTGCCCCCACTGTGGTGAGGAGGGCCATGCCAAGGAAACCTGTGACAACACCAGCAACAAGGCCCAGGTTTTTGAGAATCTGATAGTCACTCTGCAGGAGCTGACTCATATGGAGAGATCAAAACCCTCTACACCATTCTAA
- the Slc25a53 gene encoding solute carrier family 25 member 53 — protein sequence MEEQNNSAGKELQHRTRAEVPGKKIWHSQAYTLGAISNFMSTFLTFPIYKVVFRQQIHAMAVSEAVRQLWHEGPQYFYRGIYPPLLSKTLQGTLLFGTYDSLLCFLSPVGPHSLGQRWTAGLMSGVVEAVALSPFERVQNVLQDARKQACFPSTSSILKEFNSYGLWGRLSLGYYRGFWPVLVRNSLGSALYFSFKDPIQDVLTRQGLPHWVPALVSGSVNGTITCLVLYPLIVLVANMQSHIGWQRMPSLWASAQDVWDTRGRKILLIYRGGSLIILRSSVTWGLTTAIHDFLQRKAHTKKEMKD from the coding sequence ATGGAGGAGCAGAACAACTCTGCTGGGAAGGAGCTTCAACACAGGACACGAGCAGAAGTTCCAGGAAAGAAAATCTGGCACTCACAGGCCTACACCCTTGGGGCCATTTCCAACTTTATGTCTACTTTTCTGACCTTTCCTATCTATAAGGTTGTGTTCCGGCAGCAGATCCATGCTATGGCAGTGTCAGAGGCTGTAAGACAGCTTTGGCATGAAGGCCCTCAGTACTTCTACCGGGGCATCTACCCCCCTCTTCTCTCCAAGACCCTGCAAGGGACTCTGTTGTTTGGCACTTACGATAGTCTGCTGTGCTTTCTCTCCCCTGTTGGGCCCCACTCCCTCGGACAGCGCTGGACTGCAGGGCTCATGTCTGGTGTGGTAGAAGCTGTGGCACTCAGCCCCTTTGAAAGGGTACAAAATGTGCTTCAGGATGCTCGCAAGCAAGCTTGCTTCCCTAGCACCTCCAGCATTCTCAAGGAATTCAATTCGTATGGGCTTTGGGGGCGGCTGTCACTGGGCTATTATCGTGGTTTCTGGCCGGTCCTTGTCAGAAACAGCCTGGGAAGTGCTCTCTATTTCTCCTTCAAGGATCCTATCCAGGATGTGTTGACGAGGCAAGGCCTGCCCCATTGGGTTCCTGCTTTGGTGTCTGGTAGTGTCAATGGAACAATCACCTGCCTGGTTCTGTATCCTCTGATTGTGCTGGTTGCCAATATGCAGTCTCATATTGGCTGGCAGAGAATGCCAAGCCTGTGGGCCTCTGCACAAGATGTGTGGGACACTCGAGGTCGAAAGATACTCCTGATTTATAGAGGAGGATCTCTGATCATTCTCAGGTCCAGTGTGACCTGGGGCCTTACTACTGCTATCCATGACTTCTTGCAGAGAAAGGCTCACACCAAGAAAGAGATGAAAGACTGA